From the Lolium rigidum isolate FL_2022 chromosome 2, APGP_CSIRO_Lrig_0.1, whole genome shotgun sequence genome, one window contains:
- the LOC124690625 gene encoding uncharacterized protein LOC124690625, which produces MAGLLTLVNEWLIRGLVLSSFVAYLVLVLFAGVRRRRASGWRMLLLWPAYQVASLATTKALANLFLGSASQELQLVAFWTPFLLMHLGRPDNISALSIEDNVLAARQVLEVSLQLVSVIFVLYKHIVVGGNAGTLLPASFIMFFLGIAKYIEGTVALWRGGLGNIRSSLKGLEPMGLCSYLMSRVRGEELDNEQALLAAHGLFYVSKGEFTDYPFGKNPLRRDLTREKEFSGGWKGVCKMVEMELSLMYDIMYTKAAVVHTWPGYGLRVISPPCTAAAFALFWLHSKEGQRSADVVITYILLVATFILDVRWLLGALGSTWTYAFINNRYWLKNFVETWKGLRLFLVFLAPSRLFIKEPTSYRRWSGAIGRYNLLHECTRETTSLLSRLVKNFASTGVWMEYQYGYLDGLEISPFIRDLLFEKVWEKMKSSYQPDKPPPPPPPAAAPPKPGAQPPLKPKPPMPEAVHDPRGALANRRKLDEALGIGPEFQEVVLTWHIATEVFLLRRPREGVSFNYEYVKAIKELRQ; this is translated from the coding sequence ATGGCTGGATTGCTGACGCTGGTAAACGAATGGCTGATCCGGGGGTTGGTCCTTTCGAGCTTTGTGGCATACCTTGTCCTGGTCCTCTTTGCGGGAGTTCGACGGCGTAGAGCATCTGGCTGGCGGATGCTCCTCCTATGGCCTGCATACCAGGTTGCCAGCTTGGCTACGACCAAGGCACTAGCTAACTTGTTCCTTGGCAGCGCGTCTCAAGAGCTGCAGCTTGTGGCGTTCTGGACGCCTTTCCTCCTAATGCACCTTGGCAGACCAGACAACATCAGTGCCCTCTCTATCGAGGATAATGTGCTTGCAGCGCGCCAAGTGCTAGAAGTCTCTTTACAGCTCGTATCGGTCATCTTTGTCCTATACAAGCATATTGTTGTTGGTGGCAATGCAGGGACCTTGCTGCCGGCGTCCTTCATCATGTTCTTCCTGGGCATTGCCAAGTATATAGAGGGCACAGTGGCGCTATGGCGGGGCGGCTTGGGAAATATCCGGAGCTCACTCAAGGGGCTGGAGCCCATGGGCCTCTGTTCTTACTTGATGAGTCGAGTTCGAGGCGAGGAGCTGGATAACGAGCAAGCCCTGCTGGCCGCTCATGGTCTATTTTACGTCAGTAAGGGAGAATTCACTGATTATCCGTTTGGCAAGAATCCGCTCAGGCGCGACCTTACGCGGGAAAAAGAATTCTCTGGTGGATGGAAGGGCGTGTGCAAGATGGTGGAGATGGAACTTTCCCTCATGTACGACATCATGTACACCAAGGCAGCAGTTGTCCATACCTGGCCAGGTTACGGCCTCCGTGTCATCTCGCCGCCCTGCACCGCGGCCGCGTTTGCGCTCTTCTGGCTACACAGCAAAGAAGGCCAGAGGAGCGCAGATGTCGTAATCACTTACATCTTGCTGGTTGCAACCTTCATCCTGGATGTAAGATGGCTGCTCGGAGCACTAGGGTCGACGTGGACATATGCCTTCATCAACAACAGGTATTGGCTCAAAAACTTTGTGGAGACATGGAAGGGGCTCCGTCTCTTCCTCGTGTTTCTAGCCCCGTCTCGGCTCTTCATCAAGGAGCCAACGAGTTACAGGAGGTGGTCGGGAGCCATCGGGAGGTACAACCTGTTACACGAGTGCACTCGTGAAACCACCAGCCTACTCAGCAGACTGGTTAAGAACTTTGCATCTACAGGCGTTTGGATGGAATACCAGTATGGGTACTTGGATGGCCTTGAAATCTCACCATTCATCAGGGACTTGTTGTTTGAAAAAGTTTGGGAAAAGATGAAGTCATCATATCAACCAgacaaaccaccaccaccaccaccaccagcggcTGCACCACCGAAGCCAGGTGCTCAGCCGCCGCTGAAGCCAAAGCCACCGATGCCAGAAGCAGTGCACGATCCAAGAGGTGCTTTGGCGAATCGTAGGAAACTAGACGAAGCTCTTGGGATCGGCCCTGAATTCCAAGAGGTCGTCCTCACATGGCACATCGCCACGGAAGTTTTTCTCTTGCGCAGGCCAAGAGAAGGAGTATCGTTCAATTACGAGTACGTCAAGGCAATAAAAGAGCTAAGGCAATAA
- the LOC124688264 gene encoding 3-ketoacyl-CoA synthase 5-like — protein MSSSGQLKRLFQLLVSNLLAVVAVPLAAAALLKAAELGPDELLARVRALRPVHMFLATFVPAAASIVYLKLRPRTVYMVDYACFRPPPNCRVPFAAFQEHARVWPGFDERSVRFMTRLLERSGLGEETCLPSAQHYIPPSRDLESSRAEAELIIFSAIDDLLAKTGVSPQEIDILVVNCSLFAPTPSFADMVVNRYGLRTDVRNVHLAGMGCSAGLISVGLARNLLQVAPKGSKALVVSTETITPNYYMGKERAMLLPNCLFRMGGAAVLLSTSGANARFRLARVVRTLTGGKDGAYRCVYQEEDDRGNVGINLSKDLMSVAGDALKANITAMGPLVLPASEQLLFAASFIARRVVNRGVKPYIPDFRTAFEHFCIHAGGRAVIDELQRSLTLSDEQVEASRMTLHRFGNTSSSSLWYELAYVEAKGRMRRGDRVWMIGFGSGFKCNSAAWECIRPPPANGGAGGPWATCAHRYPVEIPDVLKH, from the coding sequence ATGAGCTCGTCGGGCCAGCTCAAGCGCctgttccagctcctagtgagCAACCTCCTCGCCGTCGTGGCGGTGCCGCTCGCCGCCGCGGCGCTGCTCAAGGCGGCGGAGCTAGGGCCCGATGAGCTGCTGGCCCGGGTGCGCGCGCTCAGGCCCGTGCACATGTTCCTGGCCACGTTCGTCCCGGCCGCCGCGAGCATCGTCTACCTCAAGCTCCGACCACGCACGGTGTACATGGTGGACTACGCGTGCTTCCGCCCGCCGCCCAACTGCCGCGTCCCGTTCGCGGCGTTCCAGGAGCACGCCCGCGTGTGGCCGGGCTTCGACGAGCGCAGCGTCCGGTTCATGACGCGGCTGCTGGAGCGGTCGGGGCTGGGGGAGGAGACGTGCCTCCCCTCCGCgcagcactacatcccgccgtccCGCGACCTGGAGTCCTCCCGCGCCGAGGCGGAGCTCATCATTTTCTCCGCCATCGACGACCTGCTGGCCAAGACGGGCGTGTCCCCGCAGGAGATCGACATCCTGGTGGTGAACTGCAGCCTCTTCGCCCCGACGCCGAGCTTCGCCGACATGGTGGTGAACCGGTACGGGCTGCGCACGGACGTGCGCAACGTGCACCTCGCCGGGATGGGGTGCAGCGCGGGGCTCATCTCCGTGGGCCTGGCGAGGAACCTGCTCCAGGTGGCGCCCAAGGGGTCCAAGGCGCTGGTGGTGTCGACGGAGACCATCACCCCGAACTACTACATGGGGAAGGAGCGCGCCATGCTGCTGCCCAACTGCCTGTTCCGCATGGGTGGCGCGGCGGTGCTGCTCTCCACGAGCGGCGCCAACGCGCGGTTCCGGCTGGCGCGGGTGGTGCGGACGCTGACGGGGGGCAAGGACGGCGCGTACCGGTGCGTgtaccaggaggaggacgaccgCGGCAACGTGGGGATCAACCTGTCCAAGGACCTGATGAGCGTGGCGGGGGACGCGCTGAAGGCGAACATCACGGCCATGGGGCCGCTGGTGCTCCCGGCGTCGGAGCAGCTGCTGTTCGCGGCGTCCTTCATCGCGCGCAGGGTGGTGAACAGAGGGGTGAAGCCGTACATCCCGGACTTCCGCACGGCGTTCGAGCACTTCTGCATCcacgcgggcgggcgggcggtgaTCGACGAGCTGCAGCGCAGCCTGACTCTGTCGGACGAGCAGGTGGAGGCGTCCCGGATGACGCTGCACCGGTTCGGCAACACCTCCAGCAGCTCGCTCTGGTACGAGCTCGCCTACGTGGAGGCCAAGGGCCGGATGCGCCGGGGCGACCGCGTGTGGAtgatcggcttcggatccgggtTCAAGTGCAACAGCGCCGCGTGGGAGTGCATCCGCCCGCCGCCGGccaacggcggcgccggcgggccCTGGGCCACCTGCGCACACCGGTACCCCGTGGAGATCCCGGACGTGCTCAAGCATTAA